A part of Melittangium boletus DSM 14713 genomic DNA contains:
- a CDS encoding amidohydrolase family protein, with translation MIRRSFFPREPILKSHLFAVLLTLPLLAPPADAKPKPKSPPEDSTVVLRGAKLIDGAGGEPIDDAVVVIREGLIVAAGPAATTPVPEKARIVDYPGKTLIPGLISNHSHVGRVNGIKVEPGNYNRANIQRQLRQYEAYGVTTVTSLGMNGPLLQPLREQQHGERATGADLFGADQGIGVPKGAPPTEGMPAGPDQLFRPETAEQARKAVRDMASHKADLMKLWLDDFEGSLPVKMKPEIYEAVIDEAHKQGVRVAAHIHDLEDAKAVVRAGVDIVAHGVRDQPVDAEFIQMMKERSVWYIPTLDLDEATFIYADAPEWMSEPFFQNALQPALKAQFADEAWVSKTLAEPKVERARKALEMNQNNLKTLYDVGVRIGFGTDSGATPSRIPGFAEHRELQLLTAAGLTPLQALTLATRDAAALLKLEDRGVLAPGKRADLVVLDADPSADISATRKLHAVWRRGKQVSGSIESFKP, from the coding sequence ATGATCCGTCGCTCCTTTTTCCCACGGGAGCCCATCCTGAAAAGCCACCTGTTCGCCGTCCTCCTGACCCTTCCCCTCCTGGCGCCCCCCGCCGACGCCAAGCCCAAGCCCAAGTCCCCTCCCGAGGACTCCACCGTCGTCCTGCGCGGCGCGAAGCTGATCGACGGCGCGGGCGGTGAGCCCATCGACGACGCGGTCGTCGTCATCCGAGAGGGATTGATCGTCGCGGCGGGCCCGGCGGCCACCACGCCCGTGCCGGAGAAGGCCCGGATCGTCGACTACCCAGGCAAGACGCTCATCCCAGGGCTGATTTCCAATCACTCCCATGTGGGACGGGTCAATGGCATCAAGGTCGAACCCGGCAATTACAACCGCGCCAACATCCAGCGTCAGCTTCGCCAATACGAGGCCTATGGGGTGACCACGGTGACGTCGCTCGGCATGAATGGCCCGCTGCTCCAGCCATTGCGCGAGCAACAGCATGGTGAGCGCGCGACCGGGGCCGATCTGTTCGGCGCCGACCAGGGCATTGGCGTGCCCAAGGGCGCGCCTCCCACGGAGGGCATGCCGGCCGGCCCCGACCAGCTGTTCCGCCCCGAGACCGCGGAGCAGGCCCGCAAGGCCGTGCGCGACATGGCCTCGCACAAAGCGGACCTGATGAAGCTGTGGCTGGATGATTTCGAGGGCTCCCTGCCCGTCAAGATGAAGCCGGAGATCTACGAGGCGGTGATCGACGAGGCGCACAAGCAGGGCGTGCGCGTGGCCGCCCACATCCACGACCTCGAGGACGCCAAGGCGGTGGTGCGCGCGGGCGTCGACATCGTGGCCCACGGCGTGCGCGATCAGCCCGTCGACGCCGAGTTCATCCAGATGATGAAGGAGCGCTCGGTCTGGTACATCCCCACCCTCGACCTGGACGAGGCCACCTTCATCTACGCCGACGCTCCCGAGTGGATGAGCGAGCCGTTCTTCCAGAACGCCCTGCAACCGGCGCTCAAGGCCCAGTTCGCCGACGAGGCCTGGGTGAGCAAGACACTCGCCGAGCCGAAGGTGGAGCGCGCGCGGAAGGCCCTGGAGATGAACCAGAACAACCTCAAGACCCTGTATGACGTGGGCGTGCGCATCGGCTTCGGCACCGATTCAGGCGCCACGCCCTCGCGCATCCCCGGCTTCGCGGAACACCGGGAGCTGCAACTGCTGACCGCCGCGGGACTGACGCCGCTCCAGGCGCTCACCCTGGCCACCCGGGATGCCGCCGCCCTGCTCAAGCTGGAGGATCGAGGCGTCCTGGCGCCCGGCAAGCGGGCCGATCTCGTGGTGTTGGACGCCGATCCAAGCGCCGACATCTCGGCGACGCGGAAGCTGCATGCGGTCTGGCGTCGTGGCAAGCAGGTCTCGGGGTCCATCGAGTCCTTCAAGCCTTGA
- a CDS encoding M35 family metallo-endopeptidase, with amino-acid sequence MSQNVRGFKWLVGGIVGVSLLGACGAPMEGEDASQQLSEQAVGDIAVSLSVASASLSAHEDVAVTVTYTNVSSQPVQLLKWYVPGSESVPAGLFQVTRDGEAVAYMGPEVKRVAPRAEDFITLAPGESLSRTAPLSGFYDLSASGTYSVRFAAQAVNQHNVVLTRTAALDSNLVSMFIEGRSSRQPGLQEQGTVTAQGISSASNCSSSRASTITTAYNSAKTYASNATSYLSTLSSGTLRYTTWFGTYSSGGKDTAYSHFSKINSALSAQNVTVDCSCTDSGTYAYVYPNSPYKIYVCGAFWAAPNTGTDSRAGTLIHEMSHFTVLGGTDDHVYGQSGAKNLAKTSPTKALDNADNHEYFAENNPAQN; translated from the coding sequence GTGAGCCAGAACGTTCGCGGTTTCAAGTGGCTGGTAGGGGGAATCGTTGGGGTGTCCCTGTTGGGTGCGTGTGGTGCGCCCATGGAGGGAGAGGACGCCTCGCAGCAGCTCAGCGAGCAGGCCGTCGGCGACATCGCCGTGAGCCTGTCCGTGGCCAGCGCCTCCCTGAGCGCCCATGAGGACGTGGCGGTCACGGTGACCTACACCAACGTGTCGTCCCAGCCCGTGCAGCTGCTCAAGTGGTACGTGCCGGGCAGCGAGAGCGTGCCGGCGGGCCTGTTCCAGGTCACCCGGGATGGCGAGGCCGTCGCGTACATGGGCCCCGAGGTCAAGCGCGTGGCGCCCCGCGCCGAGGACTTCATCACCCTGGCCCCGGGCGAGAGCCTGTCGCGCACCGCGCCCCTGTCGGGCTTCTATGACCTGAGCGCGAGCGGCACCTACTCCGTGCGCTTCGCCGCGCAGGCCGTCAACCAGCACAACGTGGTGCTCACCCGCACCGCGGCGCTCGACTCCAACCTCGTGAGCATGTTCATCGAGGGCCGCTCGAGCCGCCAGCCCGGGTTGCAGGAGCAGGGCACGGTGACGGCCCAGGGCATCTCGTCCGCGAGCAACTGCTCGAGCAGCCGCGCGTCGACCATCACCACGGCCTACAACTCGGCCAAGACGTACGCGAGCAACGCCACGAGCTACCTCAGCACCCTCTCGTCGGGCACCTTGCGCTACACCACCTGGTTCGGCACCTACTCGTCGGGAGGCAAGGACACCGCCTACTCGCACTTCTCGAAGATCAACAGCGCCCTGAGCGCCCAGAACGTCACCGTGGACTGCAGCTGCACCGACTCGGGCACCTACGCCTACGTGTACCCGAACTCGCCCTACAAGATTTACGTGTGCGGCGCCTTCTGGGCCGCGCCCAACACGGGCACGGACTCGCGCGCGGGCACGCTCATCCACGAGATGAGCCACTTCACCGTGCTCGGTGGCACGGATGACCACGTCTACGGCCAGAGCGGCGCCAAGAACCTCGCGAAGACCAGCCCCACCAAGGCGCTGGATAACGCGGACAACCACGAGTACTTCGCGGAGAACAATCCCGCGCAGAACTGA
- a CDS encoding protease, protein MNRGYAGWIALGCLALNAGACKREEPEVKPPEAARQPLEQKAPEPAAPEPKEEDTAMAKTTLDCALSVAPSLRVGEPVELRFQLSNPMKGPAFVLNWRTPLEGLWGNDFEVTRDGTDIPYQGPMKKRADPTADNYVMLSPGGSVNGTVDLSKAYDMSKPGKYRIAFRGELLDVAPDLSQVGRPMDKFQPMKVECAAVETVLRAG, encoded by the coding sequence ATGAATCGTGGATATGCCGGTTGGATCGCCTTGGGCTGTCTGGCGTTGAACGCGGGTGCCTGCAAGCGCGAGGAGCCGGAAGTGAAGCCGCCGGAGGCCGCGCGGCAGCCCCTGGAGCAGAAGGCGCCGGAGCCGGCCGCCCCGGAGCCCAAGGAGGAGGACACGGCCATGGCGAAGACGACCCTGGATTGCGCGCTGAGCGTGGCGCCGAGCCTGCGCGTGGGAGAGCCCGTGGAGCTGCGCTTCCAGCTCTCCAACCCGATGAAGGGGCCCGCGTTCGTGCTCAACTGGCGCACGCCGCTCGAGGGCCTGTGGGGCAATGACTTCGAGGTGACGCGGGACGGCACCGACATCCCCTACCAGGGGCCGATGAAGAAGCGCGCCGATCCCACGGCCGACAACTACGTCATGCTCTCGCCGGGCGGCTCGGTGAACGGCACGGTGGACCTGTCCAAGGCCTACGACATGAGCAAGCCCGGCAAGTACCGCATCGCCTTCCGGGGTGAGCTGCTCGACGTGGCGCCGGATCTCTCCCAGGTGGGCCGGCCCATGGACAAGTTCCAGCCCATGAAGGTCGAGTGCGCGGCTGTCGAGACGGTCCTGCGCGCGGGCTGA
- the tesB gene encoding acyl-CoA thioesterase II, with product MSRVLEDLLALLKLEPIEENLFRGRSQDLGFRQLFGGQVLGQSLSAASQTVDPKRHVHSIHGYFLRPGDASLPVVYTVDRVRDGGSFTTRRVLAIQKGESIFTLMASFQGVEAGFEHQTKMPRVPGPEGLPTDVELLRRNADLIPERIRDKFLCEKPIELRPVTHVDPFNPQPGEPIRHVWFRAAGPLPEDPQVHKYMLAYASDFNLITTALQPHGASYMQPHMQMASLDHSLWFHGDLRVNDWLLYSMVSPWAGNARALSYGHVFTREGRLVATVAQEGLVRLRTPQPTT from the coding sequence ATGAGTCGTGTTCTGGAGGATCTGCTGGCGCTCCTGAAGTTGGAGCCCATCGAGGAGAACCTGTTCCGTGGCCGGAGCCAGGATCTCGGCTTCCGGCAGCTCTTCGGAGGACAGGTGCTGGGGCAGTCGCTGTCGGCGGCCAGCCAGACGGTGGACCCCAAGCGCCATGTGCACTCCATTCATGGCTACTTCCTGCGCCCCGGGGACGCGAGCCTGCCCGTGGTCTACACGGTGGACCGGGTGCGTGACGGCGGCAGCTTCACCACCCGGCGGGTGCTCGCCATCCAGAAAGGCGAGTCCATCTTCACGCTCATGGCCTCGTTTCAGGGGGTGGAGGCGGGCTTCGAGCACCAGACGAAGATGCCGAGGGTGCCAGGGCCCGAGGGGTTGCCCACGGACGTGGAGCTGCTGCGCCGCAACGCCGACCTCATTCCCGAGCGCATCCGCGACAAGTTCCTGTGCGAGAAGCCCATCGAGCTGCGCCCGGTGACCCACGTGGATCCGTTCAATCCCCAGCCGGGAGAGCCCATCCGCCACGTGTGGTTTCGCGCCGCCGGTCCGCTGCCGGAGGATCCGCAGGTGCACAAGTACATGCTGGCCTACGCGTCGGACTTCAACCTCATCACCACCGCGCTCCAGCCGCATGGCGCCAGCTACATGCAGCCGCACATGCAGATGGCGAGCCTGGACCACTCCCTGTGGTTCCACGGCGACCTGCGTGTGAACGACTGGCTCCTGTACTCCATGGTGAGCCCGTGGGCGGGCAACGCGCGCGCCCTGTCCTACGGGCATGTCTTCACGCGAGAGGGCCGCCTGGTGGCCACCGTGGCGCAAGAAGGGCTCGTGCGGCTGAGGACGCCTCAGCCCACGACCTGA
- a CDS encoding ABC transporter substrate-binding protein has product MRGRLVGVLGGLALMLMGGACSRSKESAPKAEGTADTASAVKMTPVKLALNWVPEPEFGGFYAARDRGLFKRAGMDVTIQGGGAGVPVVQMVASGQVDFGVAGADEILTARTRGVDILALFAVYQTSPQALMAHASRGAKGIQDILSSGTVALEPGLPYAAFLKKKYGFDKVKVVPYDGGVARFVADKDFAQQCFITSEPLAARRLGADPSVFLVADEGFNPYTTVVITRSALWKEQPARVKDFVAAAREGWRAYLDDPAPTNAVMGKLNTAMDAETFAGAAQAQKPLIETEETRAKGLGTMSRERWETLGRQLVELGLIDKAPSVDDFLITGLDNAK; this is encoded by the coding sequence ATGAGGGGACGTCTTGTTGGAGTGCTGGGCGGGCTGGCGCTGATGCTGATGGGAGGGGCCTGCTCCCGCTCCAAGGAAAGCGCGCCGAAGGCGGAGGGAACGGCGGACACGGCGAGCGCGGTGAAGATGACGCCCGTCAAGCTGGCGCTCAACTGGGTGCCCGAGCCCGAGTTCGGAGGTTTCTACGCCGCGCGGGATCGAGGCCTCTTCAAGCGCGCGGGGATGGACGTCACCATCCAGGGCGGAGGAGCGGGCGTGCCGGTGGTGCAGATGGTGGCCTCGGGCCAGGTGGACTTCGGGGTCGCCGGCGCCGACGAGATCCTCACCGCCCGGACGCGCGGCGTGGACATCCTCGCGCTGTTCGCGGTGTACCAGACCTCGCCACAAGCCCTCATGGCCCACGCCTCGCGAGGGGCCAAGGGCATCCAGGACATTCTCAGCTCGGGAACGGTGGCACTGGAGCCCGGCCTGCCCTACGCCGCGTTCCTCAAGAAGAAGTACGGTTTCGACAAGGTGAAGGTGGTGCCCTACGACGGGGGCGTGGCGCGCTTCGTGGCGGACAAGGATTTCGCCCAGCAATGCTTCATCACCTCGGAGCCCCTCGCCGCGCGGCGGCTGGGCGCGGACCCCTCCGTGTTCCTCGTGGCCGATGAGGGCTTCAACCCCTACACGACCGTGGTCATCACCCGGAGCGCCCTCTGGAAGGAGCAGCCCGCGCGAGTGAAGGATTTCGTCGCGGCGGCGCGCGAGGGCTGGCGGGCCTACCTGGATGATCCCGCGCCCACCAACGCGGTGATGGGCAAGCTGAACACCGCGATGGACGCGGAGACCTTCGCGGGGGCGGCCCAGGCGCAAAAGCCGCTCATCGAGACGGAGGAGACGCGTGCGAAGGGCCTGGGCACGATGAGCCGCGAGCGGTGGGAGACGCTGGGGCGGCAGCTCGTGGAGCTGGGCCTCATCGACAAGGCACCTTCCGTGGATGACTTCCTCATTACCGGCCTCGACAACGCCAAGTAA
- a CDS encoding ABC transporter permease, producing the protein MMKSALLRRAGPPLAALVLLLGLWEGLTRVLHIQPWLLPPPSAIAAAGVHESRTLWNAMLTTGLASLLGFALSATLGVLTAILLASSRLLERAFYPYTLLLQTVPIVAIAPLLVLWFGPGTRAVAVSSFIVSLFPVITNTLTGLRSVEPALRDLFHLYGARRLATLWKLELPAALPQLFTGLKVASGLAVIGAIVGEFVAGFSEDAAGLGILVLTAYRQLRTDLLFAAVLVASVLGLALFGAVNLSGWRLLRRWHPSATGT; encoded by the coding sequence ATGATGAAGTCCGCGCTGCTGCGCCGGGCGGGACCGCCCCTGGCCGCGCTCGTCCTCCTGCTGGGGCTCTGGGAAGGGCTGACGCGGGTGCTCCACATCCAGCCATGGCTCCTGCCACCCCCGTCCGCCATCGCCGCCGCCGGAGTGCACGAGTCCCGGACCCTGTGGAACGCGATGCTCACCACGGGGCTGGCCTCGCTGCTGGGCTTCGCGCTGAGCGCCACCCTGGGCGTACTCACCGCCATCCTCCTGGCGTCCTCGCGGCTGTTGGAGCGGGCCTTCTACCCCTACACGCTCCTGTTGCAGACGGTCCCCATCGTGGCCATCGCTCCCCTGCTGGTGCTGTGGTTCGGCCCGGGGACGCGCGCCGTGGCCGTGTCCTCCTTCATCGTCTCGCTCTTCCCCGTCATCACCAACACGCTCACCGGACTGCGCTCGGTGGAGCCCGCGCTGAGGGATCTGTTCCACCTGTACGGCGCCCGGCGGCTCGCCACGTTGTGGAAGCTGGAGCTTCCGGCCGCGCTGCCGCAGCTCTTCACCGGGCTGAAGGTGGCCTCGGGGCTGGCGGTCATCGGCGCCATCGTGGGCGAGTTCGTCGCGGGGTTCTCCGAGGACGCCGCGGGCCTGGGCATCCTGGTGCTGACCGCGTACCGGCAGTTGCGCACGGATCTGCTCTTCGCCGCCGTGCTGGTGGCCTCGGTGCTGGGGCTGGCACTCTTCGGCGCGGTGAACCTGAGCGGCTGGCGGCTGCTGCGGCGCTGGCATCCATCGGCCACGGGCACGTGA
- a CDS encoding ABC transporter ATP-binding protein produces MTSSSPDSPAPVVPDDGRGGVRVRLEGLRRSFPGGASVLSGLDLDLSAGAFVALVGPSGCGKSTLLRLVAGLDTPEAGTLSFSPSLERTRGTRSPIAYVFQDAHLLPWRTVLDNVALPLELAGVAESARHEAARTLLGEVGLGDALARYPAQLSGGMRMRVSLARALVTRPRLLLLDEPFAALDELTRNRLDDQLRALWKELGMTVLFVTHSLSEATYLAERVVVLSRRPARVMLDRTLELPAERGPSLRAEPGFAHELGLLQRALERGDTE; encoded by the coding sequence ATGACTTCCTCCAGCCCGGACTCCCCCGCTCCCGTGGTGCCCGATGACGGCAGGGGGGGCGTGCGCGTGCGGCTCGAGGGGCTGCGGCGCTCGTTCCCGGGCGGGGCGAGCGTCCTGTCGGGACTGGATCTGGACCTCTCCGCGGGCGCCTTCGTGGCCCTGGTGGGTCCTTCCGGCTGTGGTAAATCCACGCTGCTGCGCCTGGTGGCGGGACTGGACACCCCGGAGGCGGGCACCCTCTCCTTCTCGCCCTCCCTCGAGCGCACCCGGGGCACGCGCAGTCCCATCGCCTACGTCTTCCAGGACGCGCACCTGTTGCCCTGGCGCACGGTGCTGGACAACGTGGCCCTGCCGCTGGAGCTCGCGGGAGTCGCCGAATCGGCCCGGCACGAGGCGGCGCGGACCCTGCTCGGCGAAGTGGGACTCGGGGACGCCCTGGCGCGCTACCCGGCCCAGTTGTCCGGCGGCATGCGCATGCGCGTGTCACTGGCCCGGGCGCTCGTCACCCGCCCCCGGTTGCTGCTCCTGGACGAGCCCTTCGCCGCGCTGGACGAACTCACGCGCAACCGGCTGGATGATCAACTGCGCGCGCTGTGGAAGGAACTGGGCATGACGGTCCTCTTCGTCACCCACTCCCTGTCCGAGGCCACCTACCTGGCCGAGCGGGTCGTGGTGCTATCGCGGCGGCCCGCGCGGGTGATGTTGGATCGCACGCTCGAGCTGCCCGCCGAGCGAGGCCCGTCCCTGCGCGCCGAACCCGGCTTCGCGCATGAACTGGGACTGCTCCAGCGAGCGCTGGAGCGGGGAGACACCGAATGA
- a CDS encoding DUF2381 family protein, with protein MTLLDGTEIPFLLRPVEDGSWARADQQVNVFKNHESYAAMQWALRDALKEKRALAEENARYLKEETSAEHGLAALLASGTIDQTPFKLAFRFSGENEEVEIDGTVFRGKGKAAVILKVKNLSSEQSWSMRPAHLATKEGHARAVAVRATRREIPPGEVGRVALVADGAAFIEEGRSTSLFLEIYRHDGLQQAFVELDPSLVAE; from the coding sequence GTGACCCTGCTGGATGGAACGGAGATTCCGTTCCTGCTCAGACCGGTGGAGGACGGGAGCTGGGCACGAGCGGACCAGCAGGTGAACGTGTTCAAGAACCACGAAAGCTACGCGGCCATGCAGTGGGCGCTACGAGATGCGCTCAAGGAAAAGCGCGCCCTGGCGGAGGAGAACGCGCGCTACCTCAAGGAAGAGACTTCAGCGGAGCACGGGCTCGCCGCGCTGTTGGCGTCGGGGACGATCGACCAGACGCCGTTCAAGTTGGCGTTCCGTTTCTCCGGCGAGAATGAGGAGGTTGAGATCGATGGCACGGTCTTCCGAGGAAAAGGCAAGGCCGCGGTCATTCTCAAGGTCAAGAACCTCAGTTCCGAGCAGTCATGGAGCATGAGACCGGCGCACTTGGCGACCAAGGAGGGCCACGCGCGCGCGGTCGCTGTTCGAGCCACCCGCCGCGAAATCCCCCCAGGAGAAGTGGGGAGGGTAGCACTGGTCGCGGATGGAGCCGCGTTCATCGAGGAAGGCAGGTCGACGAGCCTGTTCCTGGAGATCTACCGGCACGATGGGCTCCAGCAGGCCTTTGTCGAACTGGATCCGTCTCTTGTGGCCGAGTAA
- a CDS encoding siderophore-interacting protein produces the protein MSGTERVSRQGPFPVKLRLLEVLRVTRLTPHMQRVTLGGPELEGFESRGADDHVKLFFAEPGQRMPSMPVLGPNGLSMPEGKPKPASRDYTPRRYDAAKGELDIDFVLHGEGPASSWAAQVKPGDFLGVGGPRSTTFVADDFDWYLLAGDASALPAIGRRLEELPAHARAIAFIEVADASEEQRFDTRAQVQLTWLHRNGAEAGTTNLLEKALREVQLPPGEGFTWVAGEATTLKSIREHLQTERGLNKGWTRVTGYWKRGAADHHDSKG, from the coding sequence ATGAGCGGAACCGAACGCGTCTCCCGGCAGGGCCCCTTTCCCGTGAAGCTGCGGCTGCTCGAGGTCCTTCGGGTGACGAGGCTGACGCCGCACATGCAGCGGGTGACGCTGGGAGGGCCCGAGCTGGAGGGCTTCGAGAGCCGGGGCGCGGATGATCACGTGAAGCTGTTCTTCGCGGAGCCGGGGCAGCGCATGCCGTCCATGCCGGTGCTCGGGCCCAACGGCCTGTCCATGCCCGAGGGCAAGCCGAAGCCCGCCTCGCGCGACTACACCCCCCGGCGCTACGACGCCGCCAAGGGGGAGCTGGACATCGACTTCGTGCTGCACGGCGAGGGGCCCGCCTCGTCGTGGGCCGCCCAGGTGAAGCCGGGGGACTTCCTCGGCGTGGGAGGCCCGCGCAGCACCACCTTCGTGGCCGACGACTTCGACTGGTACCTGCTGGCCGGAGACGCGAGCGCGCTGCCCGCCATCGGCCGCCGGCTCGAGGAACTGCCCGCCCACGCGCGCGCGATCGCCTTCATCGAGGTGGCCGACGCCTCCGAGGAGCAGCGCTTCGACACCCGGGCCCAGGTCCAGCTCACCTGGCTGCACCGGAATGGCGCGGAGGCCGGGACGACGAATCTCCTGGAGAAGGCGCTGCGCGAGGTGCAACTGCCCCCGGGGGAGGGCTTCACCTGGGTGGCGGGCGAGGCCACCACCCTCAAGTCCATCCGTGAACACCTGCAGACCGAGCGCGGCCTGAACAAGGGCTGGACCCGGGTGACGGGCTACTGGAAGCGAGGAGCGGCGGACCACCACGATTCCAAGGGGTGA
- a CDS encoding type IV pilus twitching motility protein PilT, whose product MARFDAFIDKLYKESGVAIMLETGSGITLRTASGNVPMVKAGLNTQQIIGALSEIVPADLRANFPPEGVSSFPYAAPSGAVQVKVQNVAGHLKVALVPYKAPPPVVNTVAAAPSAHAALDLPPASDDDKLELASPADMMDLAARGSGGAFTAPAPAAASKAPAAAKAPAAPTPAPAPAAPEPAAPIQVLPVNEGPDPDAHKTLLGLLNRMLDKKASDLHMSSQVVPMLRVDGDMVPQEDYRPLTHERLKAMLWSIAPEKNKKQWEEMRDTDFAYETERARFRVNVFEDRKGIGSVMRQIPTKIMTAEDMGLSKHILDLCFLSKGLVLVTGPTGSGKSTTLAAMIDYINRNREDHIITIEDPIEFVHPNKKCLVNQREVHVHTQGFKNALRAALREDPDIVLVGEMRDLETIAIAIETAETGHLVFGTLHTNTAPSTVDRIIDQFPADRQEQIRMMLSESLKGVISQMLIKKIGGGRVPAQEVLLCTSSVANLIREGKTFQIPSIMQTSRGIGMSTLNDALLDLVKRKLCEPNDAYIKAVAKAEFKQMLERNGYKIDLPTA is encoded by the coding sequence ATGGCCCGGTTCGACGCCTTCATCGACAAGCTCTACAAGGAATCCGGTGTCGCCATCATGCTGGAGACCGGCAGTGGCATCACCCTGCGTACCGCCTCGGGCAACGTGCCCATGGTCAAGGCGGGCCTCAACACGCAGCAGATCATCGGCGCGCTCTCGGAGATCGTCCCCGCGGATCTGCGCGCGAACTTCCCTCCCGAGGGCGTGTCCTCCTTCCCCTACGCCGCCCCCTCGGGCGCCGTGCAGGTGAAGGTGCAGAACGTGGCGGGCCACCTCAAGGTGGCGCTGGTGCCCTACAAGGCGCCGCCCCCCGTGGTGAACACCGTCGCGGCGGCGCCCTCGGCCCACGCCGCGTTGGATCTGCCTCCCGCCTCGGATGACGACAAGCTGGAGCTGGCCTCGCCCGCGGACATGATGGACCTGGCGGCCCGGGGCTCCGGCGGTGCCTTCACCGCCCCCGCGCCCGCCGCCGCGTCGAAGGCCCCCGCCGCCGCGAAGGCTCCCGCCGCGCCGACGCCCGCACCGGCTCCGGCCGCTCCCGAGCCCGCCGCCCCCATCCAGGTGCTTCCGGTCAACGAGGGGCCGGACCCCGACGCCCACAAGACGCTGCTGGGCCTGCTCAACCGCATGCTCGACAAGAAGGCCTCGGACCTTCACATGTCCAGCCAGGTGGTGCCCATGCTGCGCGTCGACGGCGACATGGTGCCCCAGGAGGACTACCGGCCGCTCACGCATGAGCGGCTCAAGGCCATGCTCTGGAGCATCGCGCCGGAGAAGAACAAGAAGCAGTGGGAGGAGATGCGCGACACCGACTTCGCCTACGAGACCGAGCGGGCGCGCTTCCGCGTCAACGTCTTCGAGGATCGCAAGGGCATCGGCTCGGTGATGCGGCAGATTCCCACGAAGATCATGACGGCCGAGGACATGGGCCTGTCCAAGCACATCCTCGACCTGTGCTTCCTGAGCAAGGGTCTGGTGCTGGTGACGGGGCCCACCGGTTCGGGCAAGTCCACGACGCTCGCGGCGATGATCGACTACATCAACCGCAACCGCGAGGACCACATCATCACGATCGAGGACCCGATCGAGTTCGTCCACCCGAACAAGAAGTGCCTGGTCAACCAGCGCGAGGTCCACGTCCACACCCAGGGCTTCAAGAACGCCCTGCGCGCCGCGCTGCGTGAGGACCCGGACATCGTGCTCGTGGGCGAAATGCGAGACCTGGAGACGATCGCCATCGCGATCGAAACGGCCGAAACGGGCCACCTCGTCTTCGGAACGCTGCACACCAACACCGCGCCCTCGACGGTGGACCGCATCATCGACCAGTTCCCCGCGGACCGTCAGGAGCAGATCCGCATGATGCTCTCCGAGTCCCTCAAGGGCGTCATCTCGCAGATGCTCATCAAGAAGATTGGCGGAGGCCGTGTGCCCGCGCAGGAAGTGCTCCTGTGCACCAGCTCCGTGGCCAACCTCATCCGCGAGGGCAAGACGTTCCAGATCCCGTCCATCATGCAGACCTCGCGCGGCATCGGCATGTCCACGCTCAACGACGCCTTGTTGGACCTGGTCAAGCGCAAGCTGTGCGAGCCGAACGACGCCTACATCAAGGCCGTGGCCAAGGCGGAGTTCAAGCAGATGCTCGAGCGCAACGGCTACAAGATCGATCTGCCCACGGCGTAG